The following coding sequences are from one Pseudomonas oryzae window:
- a CDS encoding pseudouridine synthase → MPVSTPPMPPSTNPLSEVYRDDWLLAVHKPAGLLVHRSPIDRHETEFALQYARELNGGEHVYPLHRLDRPTSGLLVFARDPATASVLGKAMMAGEVRKTYLAMVRGWAAEQGLIDHPLREHAIDRRDKDEPQPVREALTRYRRLATTEIPVQIEGYPASRYSLLALYPETGRKHQLRRHMQHISHPIIGDTNYGRTRHNHYFAERFGYSRLMLAATGLAFRHPVTGEALQLHAAPEESFRQVLSIFGEALPALDTL, encoded by the coding sequence GTGCCCGTTTCCACCCCGCCCATGCCGCCATCGACCAACCCGCTCAGCGAGGTCTACCGCGACGACTGGCTGCTCGCCGTGCACAAGCCGGCCGGGCTGCTGGTGCATCGCAGCCCGATCGACCGGCACGAAACCGAGTTCGCTCTGCAGTACGCCCGCGAGCTGAACGGCGGCGAGCACGTCTATCCGCTGCACCGCCTGGACCGCCCGACCTCCGGGCTGCTGGTGTTCGCCCGCGACCCCGCCACCGCCAGCGTGCTGGGCAAGGCGATGATGGCCGGCGAGGTGCGCAAGACCTATCTGGCCATGGTGCGCGGCTGGGCCGCCGAGCAGGGGCTGATCGACCATCCGCTGCGCGAGCATGCCATCGACCGCCGCGACAAGGACGAGCCGCAGCCGGTGCGCGAGGCGCTGACCCGCTATCGCCGCCTGGCGACCACGGAAATTCCGGTGCAGATCGAGGGCTACCCCGCCAGCCGCTACAGCCTGCTGGCGCTGTACCCGGAAACCGGGCGCAAGCACCAGCTGCGCCGGCACATGCAGCACATCAGCCACCCGATCATCGGCGACACCAACTACGGCCGCACCCGCCACAACCATTACTTCGCCGAGCGCTTCGGCTACAGCCGGCTGATGCTGGCGGCCACCGGCCTGGCCTTCCGCCATCCGGTCACCGGGGAGGCGCTGCAGCTGCACGCCGCCCCGGAGGAGAGCTTCCGCCAGGTGCTGTCGATCTTCGGCGAGGCCCTGCCGGCGCTGGATACGCTCTGA
- a CDS encoding NHL repeat-containing protein: MRPSFRAILFLIAAIALLAACVTPEELDWRWRTATLDMRPPVGPDAIGSLTVAGRVDATAFTDDALWALVAVPTRRSLPVNRVVRIDLASNRFNDLFAVDGFAAGAMTAGHDAIWVAEGHGGTKVHRIDPRTQRIVASFAFPRNPVALAVDDNAVWVIAASEAPRRAGILLRVDGLALSRIDPVANAIVETIPLPVPDARGLTSGSIATTAGAVWIATPAGEVVRVDPRTKRIVASLPLPGGNHGRRASFQLATSAGGLYLVRQVKERADLPAAWEALRTTAWAIDPGGNRLASEPFQFASEGVVLFLGEETAWLGSTRVDAIVQAAPGTFRAAAAPLKIGYPVYALTAGRGSLWAFSGARISRGDSRDITWITRVRIAPDPPDTDGDGQSQPREPASDEPRGGPQQIARSL; encoded by the coding sequence GTGCGCCCATCCTTCCGAGCGATCCTGTTCCTCATCGCCGCCATCGCGCTGCTGGCCGCCTGCGTCACGCCGGAGGAACTCGACTGGCGATGGCGCACGGCGACCCTCGACATGCGGCCACCGGTGGGGCCCGACGCGATCGGCAGCCTTACCGTGGCTGGCCGGGTCGACGCCACCGCGTTCACCGACGATGCCTTGTGGGCCCTCGTGGCCGTGCCGACCCGGCGCAGCCTGCCGGTCAACCGCGTGGTGCGGATCGATCTCGCCAGCAATCGCTTCAACGACCTGTTCGCCGTGGACGGCTTCGCCGCCGGCGCCATGACGGCCGGCCATGACGCCATCTGGGTTGCCGAGGGCCACGGCGGCACCAAGGTTCACCGCATCGATCCGCGCACGCAGCGGATCGTGGCGAGCTTCGCGTTCCCGCGCAATCCGGTGGCCTTGGCCGTCGACGACAACGCCGTCTGGGTCATCGCCGCCAGCGAGGCACCGCGCCGCGCCGGCATCCTGCTGCGCGTCGACGGACTCGCGCTGTCCCGGATCGACCCCGTCGCCAACGCCATCGTCGAAACGATCCCGCTTCCCGTGCCGGATGCCCGCGGCCTGACCAGCGGCTCGATCGCGACCACGGCCGGCGCGGTCTGGATCGCCACGCCGGCGGGCGAGGTCGTGCGCGTCGACCCGCGCACGAAGCGGATCGTCGCCAGCCTGCCGCTGCCCGGCGGGAATCACGGGCGCCGCGCGAGTTTCCAGCTCGCGACGTCCGCGGGCGGGCTCTATCTGGTGCGCCAGGTCAAGGAGCGCGCCGACCTGCCCGCCGCCTGGGAGGCGTTGCGGACGACCGCATGGGCGATCGACCCCGGCGGCAACCGCCTCGCGTCCGAGCCCTTCCAGTTCGCCAGCGAGGGCGTCGTCCTCTTCCTCGGGGAGGAGACCGCCTGGCTCGGCAGCACACGGGTCGATGCCATCGTGCAGGCCGCCCCCGGCACCTTCCGCGCGGCCGCTGCACCGCTGAAAATCGGCTACCCGGTCTACGCGCTGACGGCGGGGCGGGGGTCGTTGTGGGCCTTTTCCGGGGCGCGGATCAGCCGCGGCGACAGCCGTGACATCACCTGGATCACGCGCGTGCGGATCGCGCCCGACCCGCCCGACACGGACGGCGACGGCCAATCGCAGCCCCGGGAGCCCGCCAGTGATGAGCCCCGGGGGGGACCGCAGCAGATCGCGCGCAGCCTGTGA
- a CDS encoding GNAT family N-acetyltransferase — MKLRLYQDTDLAGLVDVFTASVHALAEPHYAAEQRHAWAPDRPDLEAWRSRLGALHTIVAEENAAYLGFVSYESNGHIDLLYTSPRGARRGVASALLREAAAQLSSTWAVTELFTEASLVAVSFFARHGFEITEEQHVIRHGVGLKRFAMRRRGPMPQHGSAADSPSTSARPRHRD; from the coding sequence GTGAAGCTGCGCCTGTACCAGGATACGGATCTGGCGGGACTGGTGGACGTGTTCACCGCGTCTGTGCATGCCCTGGCAGAGCCGCACTATGCTGCCGAGCAACGTCATGCCTGGGCGCCGGATCGACCCGATCTGGAGGCGTGGCGTTCTCGACTCGGCGCACTGCACACCATAGTCGCGGAGGAAAACGCTGCGTACCTGGGATTTGTATCGTATGAGTCGAACGGCCACATCGACCTGCTCTACACCTCCCCCCGGGGCGCACGGAGAGGTGTCGCATCCGCGCTGCTCCGGGAGGCAGCAGCGCAGTTGTCGAGCACCTGGGCGGTCACCGAACTATTCACCGAAGCGAGCCTGGTCGCCGTGTCCTTCTTCGCGCGACATGGCTTCGAGATCACCGAGGAGCAACACGTGATCCGACATGGCGTCGGCCTGAAACGGTTTGCCATGCGCAGGCGCGGACCCATGCCCCAGCACGGCTCCGCAGCCGACAGCCCTTCCACTTCTGCGCGACCTCGGCACCGCGACTGA
- a CDS encoding ATP-binding protein: MAISPIPVDQRVIDIDSRRFASVEKALVELITNADDSYGRLEQAGATVSGRISIRYERHQAGAVLAVADQAEGMAFDQARFILAYGGAHSPLARGEGGGRGYFGRGLKQAIYGLGYGWIETIRGGRYSRIELFRDENGGYLYDDGDCDRPARDKDHERLEAPGNGTRVSIVTDHPQITIPHFRSLVQAVANNIYLRDVLRRRTVELVHMQHGKAVEHSGPVRYQEPAASVLIGPDQPGQFVHDGVSHPFTLTLKRALDAELTTRGDERSNGLLVLSGTAVLDCQLFDYENQVGTEYLFGTVECPALLDRLGQGLAVISDEREGLNQKEPFVAAFASAVSALIAPCVLAERDKLKHLEHATASGRTSHMIERLLERMSRAAIQDFGLSLPPVAGTSAAERPAALRFSTPFYYRQPGHPFHVTLLIDPTQLAAGEVLRFDYRLPDSLHIEPDPVEIPVGELGGRESLEWTVSGDAPASRGEILVRAGTYWAWCELVVAEQAAARHSHGTAAHAARQRAPRDHGERMFVGYEFRSLHNELDRAVYSPAERKILINTAAPTVQLYVDGRGHFRDTARLLLAELFMDVISDELARRTVERLGKADDATALHKAKLDIIRRYGSEIHQSFLSG, translated from the coding sequence ATGGCCATTTCCCCCATCCCGGTCGACCAGCGGGTGATCGACATCGACTCGCGGCGCTTCGCCTCCGTCGAAAAGGCCCTGGTCGAGCTGATCACCAACGCCGACGACAGCTATGGCCGCCTGGAGCAGGCCGGCGCGACTGTGAGCGGGCGGATCAGCATCCGCTACGAACGTCACCAGGCCGGCGCCGTGCTGGCAGTCGCCGACCAGGCCGAGGGCATGGCCTTCGACCAGGCGCGCTTCATCCTCGCCTACGGCGGCGCGCACAGCCCGCTGGCGCGCGGCGAGGGCGGCGGGCGCGGCTACTTCGGCCGCGGCCTCAAGCAGGCCATCTACGGGCTGGGCTACGGCTGGATCGAGACCATCCGCGGCGGGCGCTACTCGCGCATCGAGCTGTTCCGCGACGAGAACGGCGGCTACCTCTACGACGACGGCGACTGCGACCGCCCGGCGCGCGACAAGGACCACGAGCGACTGGAGGCGCCCGGCAACGGCACGCGGGTGAGCATCGTCACCGACCACCCGCAGATCACCATCCCGCACTTCCGCTCGTTGGTGCAGGCGGTGGCCAACAACATCTACCTGCGCGACGTACTGCGCCGGCGCACGGTCGAACTGGTGCACATGCAGCACGGCAAGGCGGTCGAGCACAGCGGCCCGGTGCGCTACCAGGAGCCGGCCGCCAGCGTGCTGATCGGCCCCGACCAGCCCGGACAGTTCGTCCACGACGGCGTGAGCCACCCGTTCACCCTGACCCTCAAACGCGCCCTCGACGCCGAGCTGACCACCCGCGGCGACGAGCGCAGCAACGGCCTGCTGGTGCTGTCCGGCACGGCGGTGCTGGACTGCCAGCTGTTCGACTACGAGAACCAGGTGGGCACCGAGTACCTGTTCGGCACGGTGGAGTGCCCGGCGCTGCTCGACCGCCTCGGCCAGGGGCTGGCGGTGATCAGCGACGAGCGCGAGGGGCTTAACCAGAAGGAGCCCTTCGTCGCGGCCTTCGCCAGCGCGGTCAGCGCGCTGATCGCGCCCTGCGTGCTGGCCGAGCGCGACAAGCTCAAGCACCTGGAGCATGCCACCGCCTCAGGGCGCACCAGCCACATGATCGAGCGCCTGCTCGAGCGCATGAGCCGCGCGGCGATCCAGGACTTCGGCCTCAGCCTGCCGCCGGTCGCGGGGACGTCGGCGGCGGAGCGCCCGGCGGCGCTGCGTTTTTCCACGCCCTTCTACTACCGCCAGCCGGGACATCCCTTCCACGTCACCCTGCTGATCGACCCCACCCAGCTGGCGGCCGGCGAGGTGCTGCGCTTCGATTACCGGCTGCCCGACAGCCTGCACATCGAGCCGGACCCGGTGGAGATCCCGGTCGGCGAGCTGGGCGGGCGCGAGAGCCTGGAGTGGACGGTGAGCGGCGACGCGCCCGCCAGCCGCGGCGAGATCCTGGTGCGCGCCGGCACCTATTGGGCCTGGTGCGAGCTGGTGGTGGCCGAGCAGGCCGCCGCGCGGCACAGCCATGGTACGGCGGCCCATGCCGCCCGGCAGCGGGCGCCACGCGACCACGGCGAACGCATGTTCGTCGGCTACGAGTTCCGCAGCCTGCACAACGAGCTGGACCGCGCGGTGTACAGCCCGGCCGAGCGCAAGATCCTGATCAACACCGCCGCGCCCACCGTGCAGCTGTACGTGGACGGTCGCGGCCACTTTCGCGACACCGCCCGGCTGCTGCTCGCCGAGCTGTTCATGGACGTGATCTCCGACGAGCTGGCGCGACGCACGGTGGAGCGCCTGGGCAAGGCCGACGACGCCACGGCGCTGCACAAGGCCAAGCTGGACATCATTCGCCGCTACGGCAGCGAGATCCACCAGTCGTTCCTCAGCGGCTGA
- a CDS encoding GNAT family N-acetyltransferase, which yields MIRIRSAVQEDEAMLLELVRAFPTPTPIATDVYSRMFRHKLIDPCSLVAVATLYGALVGYVSGHRHAAFYAAGDTAWVDEILVLDAKRRSGVGRMLMDAFEAWAAEAGCTLTSLATAGAADFYRALGYSTRAGYFKKYLHHGEARPTLRAEPPASGGRSA from the coding sequence ATGATCCGGATCCGTTCGGCAGTTCAGGAAGACGAAGCCATGTTGCTGGAGTTGGTGCGCGCGTTCCCAACGCCAACGCCCATCGCTACGGACGTGTACTCGCGCATGTTCCGGCACAAGCTCATTGATCCCTGCTCGCTCGTGGCAGTGGCTACGCTGTATGGGGCGCTTGTCGGCTACGTTTCGGGCCACAGGCACGCGGCGTTTTATGCCGCCGGTGATACGGCCTGGGTAGACGAAATTCTCGTGCTCGACGCCAAGCGGCGCAGTGGCGTCGGCCGAATGCTCATGGACGCGTTCGAGGCTTGGGCTGCGGAGGCTGGGTGCACACTCACGTCCTTGGCAACTGCCGGCGCTGCGGACTTCTACCGGGCGCTCGGCTATTCCACCCGGGCCGGTTACTTCAAGAAGTATCTGCACCATGGCGAGGCCCGCCCCACGCTTCGCGCCGAACCGCCCGCCTCTGGCGGACGCTCGGCTTGA
- a CDS encoding cytochrome P460 family protein, whose amino-acid sequence MKPLLPALLALLSTSAALAADPEVPYPAGYRFWQHVKSMVIEQGHPLYESFGGIHHIYANAAALEGYQAGKFPDGAVIVFDLLEAQRADSAITEGKRKVVGVMHKDAAKYAATGGWGFEGFAGGDPAQRAVGANAATACYACHAPEKDHDYVFSRTRD is encoded by the coding sequence ATGAAACCTCTGTTGCCGGCCCTGCTGGCACTGCTGTCCACCTCCGCGGCACTGGCTGCGGACCCCGAGGTTCCCTATCCCGCCGGTTACCGCTTCTGGCAGCACGTCAAGAGCATGGTGATCGAGCAGGGGCACCCGCTGTACGAGTCCTTCGGCGGCATCCACCACATCTACGCCAACGCGGCGGCGCTGGAGGGTTACCAGGCCGGCAAGTTCCCCGATGGTGCGGTGATCGTCTTCGACCTGCTGGAAGCGCAGCGCGCCGACAGCGCCATCACCGAAGGCAAGCGCAAGGTGGTCGGGGTGATGCACAAGGACGCCGCGAAGTACGCCGCGACCGGCGGCTGGGGCTTCGAAGGCTTCGCCGGCGGCGATCCCGCGCAGCGCGCGGTCGGCGCCAACGCAGCGACCGCCTGCTATGCCTGCCATGCGCCGGAGAAGGACCACGACTACGTGTTCAGCCGCACGCGCGACTGA